One region of Manis pentadactyla isolate mManPen7 chromosome 9, mManPen7.hap1, whole genome shotgun sequence genomic DNA includes:
- the KLHDC8A gene encoding kelch domain-containing protein 8A isoform X1: MEVPNVKDFQWKRLAPLPSRRVYCSLLETGGQVYAIGGCDDNGVPMDCFEVYSPEADQWTALPPLPTARAGVAVTALGKRIMVIGGVGTSQLPLKVVEMYSIDEGKWKKRSVLREAAMGISVTAKDYRVYAAGGMGLDLRPHNHLQHYDMLKDMWVSLAPMPTPRYAATSFLRGSKIYVLGGRQSKYAVNAFEVFDIETRSWTKFPSIPCKRAFSSFVTLDDRLYSLGGLRQGRLYRQPKFLRSMDVFDMEQGGWLKMERSFFLKKRRADFVAGSLSGRVIVAGGLGNQPTVLETAEAFHPGKNKWEVLPAMPTPRCACSSIVIKTCLLAVGGVNQGLSDAVEALCVSDS; this comes from the exons ATGGAGGTGCCAAACGTCAAGGACTTCCAGTGGAAGCGCCTGGCACCACTGCCCAGCCGCCGGGTCTATTGCTCCCTGCTGGAGACCGGGGGGCAGGTCTATGCCATCGGGGGATGTGACGACAACGGTGTCCCCATGGACTGCTTCGAGGTGTATTCCCCCGAGGCCGACCAGTGGACTGCCCTGCCCCCCCTGCCCACAGCCCGGGCCGGGGTGGCCGTCACCGCCCTAGGCAAGCGGATCATGGTGATCGGCGGTGTGGGCACCAGTCAGCTGCCCCTGAAGGTCGTGGAGATGTACAGCATCGATGAGGGCAAGTGGAAGAAGAGGAGTGTGCTGCGTGAGGCTGCCATGGGCATTTCTGTCACGGCCAAAG ATTACCGAGTGTACGCAGCAGGCGGGATGGGCCTGGACCTCCGCCCCCACAACCACCTCCAACACTATGACATGCTCAAGGACATGTGGGTGTCACTAGCACCCATGCCCACCCCAAGATACGCTGCCACCTCTTTCCTCCGAGGCTCCAAGATCTACGTGCTGG GGGGACGACAGTCCAAGTATGCGGTCAATGCCTTCGAGGTCTTTGACATCGAGACTCGCTCCTGGACCAAGTTCCCCAGCATTCCCTGTAAGCGGGCCTTCTCCAGCTTTGTGACCCTGGATGACCGCTTGTACAGCCTGGGAGGACTGCGGCAGGGGCGGCTCTACCGGCAGCCCAAGTTCCTCCGGAGCATGGACGTGTTTGACATGGAACAGG GGGGATGGCTAAAGATGGAGCGCTCGTTCTTCCTCAAGAAGCGGCGGGCAGACTTTGTGGCCGGCTCCCTGAGTGGACGGGTCATAGTGGCTGGAGGACTCG GGAACCAGCCCACTGTCCTGGAGACGGCAGAGGCATTCCATCCAGGCAAGAATAAGTGGGAGGTCCTCCCCGCCATGCCCACGCCCCGCTGCGCCTGCTCCAGCATCGTCATCAAGACCTGCCTCCTGGCCGTGGGGGGCGTCAATCAGGGTCTAAGTGATGCGGTGGAAGCTCTGTGTGTCTCTGACTCCTAA
- the KLHDC8A gene encoding kelch domain-containing protein 8A isoform X2, whose protein sequence is MEVPNVKDFQWKRLAPLPSRRVYCSLLETGGQVYAIGGCDDNGVPMDCFEVYSPEADQWTALPPLPTARAGVAVTALGKRIMVIGGVGTSQLPLKVVEMYSIDEGKWKKRSVLREAAMGISVTAKDYRVYAAGGMGLDLRPHNHLQHYDMLKDMWVSLAPMPTPRYAATSFLRGSKIYVLGGRQSKYAVNAFEVFDIETRSWTKFPSIPCKRAFSSFVTLDDRLYSLGGLRQGRLYRQPKFLRSMDVFDMEQGGWLKMERSFFLKKRRADFVAGSLSGRVIVAGGLGETEAQKA, encoded by the exons ATGGAGGTGCCAAACGTCAAGGACTTCCAGTGGAAGCGCCTGGCACCACTGCCCAGCCGCCGGGTCTATTGCTCCCTGCTGGAGACCGGGGGGCAGGTCTATGCCATCGGGGGATGTGACGACAACGGTGTCCCCATGGACTGCTTCGAGGTGTATTCCCCCGAGGCCGACCAGTGGACTGCCCTGCCCCCCCTGCCCACAGCCCGGGCCGGGGTGGCCGTCACCGCCCTAGGCAAGCGGATCATGGTGATCGGCGGTGTGGGCACCAGTCAGCTGCCCCTGAAGGTCGTGGAGATGTACAGCATCGATGAGGGCAAGTGGAAGAAGAGGAGTGTGCTGCGTGAGGCTGCCATGGGCATTTCTGTCACGGCCAAAG ATTACCGAGTGTACGCAGCAGGCGGGATGGGCCTGGACCTCCGCCCCCACAACCACCTCCAACACTATGACATGCTCAAGGACATGTGGGTGTCACTAGCACCCATGCCCACCCCAAGATACGCTGCCACCTCTTTCCTCCGAGGCTCCAAGATCTACGTGCTGG GGGGACGACAGTCCAAGTATGCGGTCAATGCCTTCGAGGTCTTTGACATCGAGACTCGCTCCTGGACCAAGTTCCCCAGCATTCCCTGTAAGCGGGCCTTCTCCAGCTTTGTGACCCTGGATGACCGCTTGTACAGCCTGGGAGGACTGCGGCAGGGGCGGCTCTACCGGCAGCCCAAGTTCCTCCGGAGCATGGACGTGTTTGACATGGAACAGG GGGGATGGCTAAAGATGGAGCGCTCGTTCTTCCTCAAGAAGCGGCGGGCAGACTTTGTGGCCGGCTCCCTGAGTGGACGGGTCATAGTGGCTGGAGGACTCG gggaaactgaggcccagaaagcatGA